A window of the Oncorhynchus kisutch isolate 150728-3 linkage group LG12, Okis_V2, whole genome shotgun sequence genome harbors these coding sequences:
- the LOC109900292 gene encoding prostaglandin E2 receptor EP2 subtype-like has protein sequence MEYNDSITCHDRVTVSSGNPYISAAIFSAEVLGNLIALVLLEMRRRRQIPSLFQVLVTALVTTDLLGSLSISPLVLASYTQNRTLVDMSKNRAVCAYFGFSMTFFSLATLAILCAMALERYLSVGQPYFYERHLTKRCGYITIPLIYLVCIFFCLAPFMGFGDYVQYCPGTWCFFDMNPNVTQHKVYVGVYASLALIMISTTLVSNLSVVYHLIIMYRMCKAHRGGVTRRIRFYQKSFAMTEEVEHLLLLVFITVAFVICSFPLVLRVYVNFTGRSKESHATDLAVLRLLSFNSIINPWVFIILRPSVLRFLWRKLTLSKAQRPPEAPTFPQEKSLPVGPKLPLPSPLIELQNDDVEGVDKT, from the exons ATGGAATACAATGATAGTATAACCTGCCATGACAGAGTCACTGTCTCATCGGGGAATCCCTATATCTCCGCGGCAATCTTCTCTGCGGAGGTACTAGGCAATTTAATCGCCTTGGTCCTTTTGGAGATGCGGCGCCGGCGGCAAATTCCATCCTTGTTCCAGGTGCTGGTGACTGCACTGGTGACTACAGATCTACTAGGTTCCTTATCCATCAGTCCTCTTGTACTAGCCTCTTATACACAAAACAGGACCTTGGTAGATATGAGTAAAAACAGAGCAGTATGCGCCTACTTTGGTTTCAGCATGACTTTTTTCAGCCTCGCCACTTTGGCCATTCTGTGCGCCATGGCTTTGGAGCGCTACCTCTCCGTTGGACAGCCGTATTTTTACGAGCGGCACTTGACAAAGCGCTGCGGATATATCACCATTCCACTCATCTATCTGGTCTGCATCTTCTTCTGCCTAGCACCTTTTATGGGCTTTGGAGACTACGTCCAATATTGCCCGGGGACTTGGTGCTTCTTTGACATGAACCCAAACGTGACCCAACACAAAGTCTACGTCGGTGTGTATGCGTCATTGGCTCTTATCATGATTTCGACGACACTAGTTAGTAACTTATCTGTCGTCTACCATTTGATTATAATGTATCGGATGTGCAAAGCGCACCGTGGGGGAGTTACGCGACGGATACGGTTCTACCAAAAATCCTTCGCTATGACTGAGGAAGTGGAGCATCTTCTGCTACTGGTGTTCATAACAGTGGCTTTCGTCATCTGTTCGTTTCCTTTAGTG CTCCGTGTGTATGTCAACTTTACAGGCAGGTCAAAGGAGAGCCATGCCACCGATCTCGCTGTGCTTCGCCTGCTGTCCTTCAACTCCATCATCAACCCTTGGGTCTTCATCATCCTCAGGCCATCAGTGCTGCGCTTCCTCTGGAGAAAGCTGACGCTGAGTAAGGCCCAGAGGCCTCCAGAGGCCCCCACATTCCCCCAGGAAAAGTCTCTCCCAGTTGGGCCCAAACTCCCTCTGCCAAGCCCACTTATCGAGCTCCAGAacgatgatgtggagggagtggaCAAGACATAG